The proteins below come from a single Rhizobium tropici CIAT 899 genomic window:
- a CDS encoding DUF4864 domain-containing protein yields MRAFSFAVFLCCVAFAPVAYAEDPVQTAQSLIEQQIEAFLHDDAATAYSFAAPGIKALFPDKDSFFAMVRKNYLPVYHPGNYAFGKSRAIDNGAVVYQEVLITGTDDRDWTAIYQITRQPDGSYKINGVQILAKTASEGI; encoded by the coding sequence ATGCGCGCTTTTTCTTTCGCCGTTTTTCTCTGCTGCGTTGCCTTTGCACCGGTCGCTTACGCGGAAGATCCGGTGCAAACGGCACAGAGCCTTATTGAGCAGCAGATCGAAGCTTTTCTGCACGATGATGCGGCGACGGCCTATTCCTTCGCCGCACCTGGCATCAAGGCCCTCTTTCCCGACAAGGACAGCTTCTTCGCCATGGTGAGGAAGAACTACCTGCCGGTCTATCATCCTGGCAACTATGCCTTCGGCAAAAGCCGCGCGATCGACAACGGCGCAGTCGTCTATCAGGAGGTGTTGATCACAGGTACCGATGATAGGGACTGGACGGCGATTTACCAGATAACTCGTCAGCCGGACGGCAGTTACAAGATCAACGGCGTGCAGATTCTTGCCAAAACGGCAAGCGAAGGCATTTGA